The bacterium BMS3Abin02 DNA segment GTCGATCAGGCGGTCCAGCAGTGGGGGCAGTTCGGTGATGATTCTCCCCGCCGTGTAGACCGTATCCGCGGTGAGGTGCGGTCGTGCCGTGTGTCCACCGGGCCCTTCCACGGTGATGTGAAACTGATCCGACGACGCCGTGATCGGTCCGGCACGGAAGCCGATCTTGCCGGCCAGAAGCGCCGGATCCACATGGAACGCGATGATCGAGTCGGTACCGTCGAGGAGTCCTTCGTCGATCAGGTCCTGTGCGCCGCCGGGGAACTGCTCCTCGGCGGGCTGGAAGATGAAGCGGGCCGTGCCGTCGAGCGCTTCCAGTTTGGATAGCACGACGGCGATGCCCACGGCGATGGCGCTGTGTACGTCGTGTCCACACGCGTGCATGAGGCCGGGGTTCTGTGACTCGAAGGGAAGCCCCGTCTTCTCTTGGATCGGGAGCGCATCGATGTCGGCGCGAAAAGCGACGATGGGACCGCCGGCCCCCACATCGACGACAAGGCCCGTTCTTGCAGGCCGGACTCGCGGTTCGAGGCCGGCGTCGGCGAGGATCCCGGCGATGTACTGGGTCGTCGCAAACTCCTGGTGTCCGATCTCGGGATACTGATGGATGTGGTGTCGTGTTTCGACGGCGAGGTGGATGACCTCTTCAACAACGGACCTGAGATGTTGCGGGGTGCAGTTCATGGTGGCAGAGATGCTATCGCATCGAATCGTGGTAGAAACCGGTCTCGACCAGCCTTCTGGCTCGTCTCGTCAACCGGCGGTACTCCTCACGGAGCGCAGACCGGGGAGCTTCCTCGTACCCGAGTGAGCGTCCCAGGCGGACTCCCTGCACACCATCGGTCGGGAGTGCATCGGCCGGCTTCCCCAACTGAAGGTACAGGCGGTTGCGGACTCTGGCGCAGAACCGATATGCCGAAATCATCGTGTAGGCCTGCTCTGCCGTGAGGATGCCGGCTCGAGCGAGTTCCTTCAGTGCAGGGATCGTCCCTTCGGTACGCAGCGCAGGTTCCCTTCCGCCGTGGCGAAGCTGGAGAAGCTGCGTGAAGAACTCGATGTCGGTCAGACCTCCCGGTCCGAGCTTCAGGTGAAAGGCCGCGTCGTGCGGGAGCCGCTCGTGTTCGATGCGGGCTTTCATGGTGCGGATGTTGCGGATGGTGTCTGGGGGGAGTGTTTCGGGGTAGACGTGGGGGGTGATGAGGGTGATGAAGGCTGCTCCGAGGGTGGGGTCGCCTGCTGCCGGTCTGGCTTTGATGAGGGATTGGTATTCCCAGGTGGCGGCCCATCGGTCGTAGTAGGCGGCGTAGGAGTCGAGGCTGCGGGCGAGAGGGCCGTTGCGTCCTTCGGGACGCAGGTCGGTGTCGACGCGGTACGCGATGCCGTCTGCGGTGACGTCGGCGAGGGCGGCGACGAATCCGGCGGCGATCTGGTTGGCGTAGCTTCGGGTGAGGTCCGGGTCGGTTCCGGTGGGGGTGTCGTAGACGAAGAGGACGTCGATGTCGGATGCGTAGTTGAGTTCTTGGGCGCCCCACTTGCCCATCGCGATGACACTGAAGGGGATCTCGGGCAGTGTCCGGTAGCGGGAATCGCTGCGGGTGTGGTCGGTGGCGATCGTGAGGGCGGCTTGGGCGGCGGCGTCGGCGGTATCGGCGAGTTCGCGACCGACCGTGGGCATGTCCGCCAGACCGAGCAGGTCCCGCACCGCAGTCCGCACCAACCGACCCTGCACAAACCGACGCAACGCGCTCTTGTCGAGCGCCTCGGGCACTTCGGCAGGACCGTCGCGAAAGGACGCCAACCAGTCGGGGTGTGTGCTCAACATGGTCGGGATCGCCCTGCTTGCCGCGAAGACGGCGACGAAGGCGCCGCGGAGCTCAGGGTCACTACCGGCGAACTCGGCCAAGGCGGTGTTGGCCTCGAGGAAGTTCAGGAGATGCTCGGCCTCGGCATCCGGGTCATGGGCGCGCTGTAGCGTCAGGAGCAGTGTCTCCGCATCCGCCCAGCCGACGGCGTCGAGACGCTCCAGTGTGCGTCCGGTGATCATGCACCCGACGATAGAGCGTCGGCTCGCTTGACGAGCGTATCGGGTATTCGGTAGCAGTCTCGTCAATGCCAGCCGCATCTGGTGTGGCCAGCATTGATGAGAGTGGGGGATCTCCTAGGCTTGCGACCATGACCGACACCCTTCGTATCTCAGGGGCTCAACTCGATCTCGTCGTCGGGGACATCGAGGGCAACAGTTCCCGGATCGCCGATGCCATGCGGTGGGCGGAGGGCCAAGACGCAGACGTCCTGCTCCTCCCTGAACTGGCCGTGACCGGCTACCCGCCCGAGGATCTGCTACTCCGAGCCGGTTTCGTCGATGAGAACCTGCAGGCCGTGCGCTCCCTGGCGCGTGAAGCAGGTCGGACAGTCACCATCGTCGGTTTCGCCGACCCCGTCGATACACCTTCGGACGTCCTCGACGATGCCGTCGTGCGGGTTGTGGCCAACGCGGCAGCAATCCTGTGTGAAGGGAAGATCAAGGGCGTCTATCACAAGGTGCTGCTACCCAACTACGCGGTCTTCGACGAAGATCGCTACTTCCTGCGAGGCCTCGATCCGGACCAGGTCTGGCTCGTGTCCGGCATCCCCGTCGGAGTGTCGATATGCGAGGATATCTGGGTGCCGGAAGGCCCGCCTGCACATCAGGCGGATGCGGGAGCACGGATCCTGCTGAACATCAACGCTTCGCCCTACCACATGGACAAGGCAGAAGAACGTGCTTCGTTGCTGTCGGCACAGGCGGTCCGTTCGGGTGTCCCGGTGGCATACATGAATATGGTCGGAGGCCAGGATGAGCTGGTGTTCGAAGGCGACAGCATGATCTTCGCCGCCGACGGTGATCTGCTCTACCGTGCAGCGGAGTTCGAGGAAGAGCGGTTTGTCGTCGACGTGCCACTGCCGCCGCCGAAGACCATCAACGGTCGCCTCGTAGAGGTTCGCGGCGGGAAACTACCCAAACGGACACCACGGCAACCGCCGGTGAGTCCTGCACGTATCGAACCCGAAGAGGCGGAGATCTACGCAGCGCTCATGACGGGGCTGCGGGACTATGTACACAAGAACGGGTTTCAGAATGTCGTGCTCGGGCTGTCGGGTGGTATCGACTCGGCGCTCGTCGCGGCCATCGCGGCGGACGCACTCGGTCCCGAACACGTGCGCGGGGTTGCGATGCCCACACGGTTCAGTTCTGAGGGGTCGGTCATCGACGCGCGCGATCTGGCAGAGCGGCTCGGTATCCGCATCGATCTGATCGCGATCGACGACATCTTCTCGGTATACCTCGACGCACTCGGGCCTGTCTTCGAAGGCACCGAGTTCGGCGTCGCCGAGGAGAACCTGCAGGCCCGGATTCGGGGTGCCATCGTGATGGGGATCTCGAACAAGTTTGGGGAGATGGTCGTGGCGACCGGCAACAAGTCTGAGATGGCCGTCGGATACGCCACCCTCTATGGCGACATGGCGGGCGGGTTTGCGGTTCTCAAGGATGTCCTCAAGACCCTCGTGTACCGCCTCGCCGAGTGGCGCAATCGGGATCGAGAGGTGATTCCGCGTTCGATCATCACGAAGGCACCGTCGGCCGAGCTGCGGCCAGACCAGAAGGACACCGACTCGCTGCCTCCCTACGAGATCCTCGATCCGATCTTGGAGCGCTATGTGGAACAGGACCTGTCGATCGAAGAGATCGTAGGTGACGGGTTCGATCGTGACATCGTCGTTCGGATCGCCCGCATGGTCGACTGCAACGAGTACAAGCGCCGCCAGGCCGCTCCCGGTGTACGGATCACGCGAAAGGCGTTCGGCAAGGATCGGAGGCTCCCGATCACGAACCGTTACCGACGCTGCTGAGTCGATGGACCTCATACCCGGTACCTGGATCCGACCTGCTCGCAGACGGTGGTACCTATCCTTGTGGACATGCGCGTACTCATCGACGGGCGAGCGGTCGGCGCAGCCGACGCTGCGATCTCGGTGTTCGATCATGGCCTGCTGCGGGGCGACGGATGCTTCGAGGCTCTGCGTGCCTATCGAGGATCGACATTCGCCCTCGGTCCTCACCTGGACCGGCTGGTGGCGAGTGCCGCTCTGCTGCACATGGATCTGCCTTCGCGCGAAGAGATGGAAGGTTGGATCCGAGCGGTCGCTCGAGACGGAGGCGACTGCACGGTTCGGATCGTTGCGACCAGGGGAGGATTCGATCCCGACGTGAACGCCGCCCCGCGCGTTGTCGTCCTCTGGGAACCCATCCCGGAGCTTCCAGAGTATCTGTGCGTCCTGCCGCTGGAGGCGCCGTGGCATTCCGACGGGGCGCCGTCGGAGCTCACGGGAGCGAAGACGCTCTCCTACGCGCCCAACATGGCGGCGAACCGTGCCGCCAGGCTCGCCGGGTTCGACGATGCCCTGCTCCATGGGCGTTCGGGTCGAATCCTGGAAGGCCCGACATTCTGTGTCGCCTGGGTGGTCGACGGTGTGTTGGAGACGCCGTCTCTGGATCTCGGGATCCTTGCCTCGATCACCCGTGGGGCGACGCTTCATGAAGCTGCGCGTGCCGGCATCGGAGTTCGCGAGGGACACTTCGGTTTGGATCGTCTCGACGATGCAGACGAGGTGATGGCTCTGTCGACGGTAAAAGAGGTCAAACCGGTCGTGCGAGTGGGGGAACGCCGATTCGCGCCGGGCTCGGTCACCGAACTTCTCGCACGGCGCTACCGAAACCGCGTGGAAACCGCACTGGCAAACGGCTGAGTTGCGGTAGCGTAGGGTCGAACCGAAGGAAGGAGTGAGCCAGTGAGACGCCTCATCCCCCTTCTCGCACTCGCAATGATCCTTGCGGCCTGCAGCAAAGGGACAGAGCCGGATCTGACGACGACGACGAGGGTGGCTCCCCCGACGACGACCGTCACGACCGTTGCCTCCACCACGACGGCGGCGCAACCGTCTGCCTCCACCAGCACCACATCCGGCAGCCTGCCGGGCTACACGGTCGTGGCGGGAAGTGCGGGCGGCATCCTCGTGGTGCTCCTGGATCCTGGCAACTACAGCGACATCGACATTCGGAACGTCGTCGACGACGCGATCGAGCGATTCACCCCGGTCGAGCTCCATGTCGTCGACTCTCGAGAGGCAGCGGATCTCGTCCTCGTCGAGAACCCTACCGAGGATCAGCAGAAGATCCTGGACGAACATCAGTTTGCGCGGGTCATCGGCGATCAGCTCGAGTTCCTTGGCCCGTATGCGTCTTCAGGCTCGGTGAGCATCGGATCTTGATCCCCAGGAGCTTTCTTTGCTTCCCCTCGCAGGGGAAGTGGCGGAGGTGAGGAACGCGCCGAGGTCGATGGGGTAGAGAATCCTCACAACCGCATCGTGTCGCCGGCGTGTCCTCCCGCCCTGCGGTCCCGCATCGCCGCTGCGTCGCGATACGAGGCATGAAGCGCGTGAGTGGAGGGAATCTTCGAGTCTGCACGTTGCTGCAGCACCGGCTCTGCTCAACTTTCGCGCCGAGTATGACGATAGAGGCCCCAGGAGGTAGCGCTGGAACCGAGAGTCCTGCTCGTTGACGGCGACCTGGTGAGCAGAAGTGCTTCATCTCGGATACTCGCTCAGGCGGGGATCGACGTCGTTGGTCATGCCGGGAGTGCCGAAGAGGCGCTCCAAGTGGCGCGCCTGACCCTTCCCACGGTAGTGGTCGTGGATGCCGGCCTGTCGGGCGCACAGGAACTCGTCGGCAAGCTGCGATCGTCCCTGGAGACCCGGTTGGAAGTCATAGCCGCGAGCGGCTTCGGAAGTGTGGACGGAATCGGAAAGATGGTCCTCTCGGGCGCTTCCGCGTTCATAGTCAAGGGCAAGCCTTCCGACCTCGTCGCCGGCGTCCGATCCGTCTCCGTCGGATCCGGCCTCCTTTCGGCCGAGGCCAGCGCCCCGGTGCTACGAGAGGTTCGGAAACTGTACGAGCGCGAACGAACCCGTAACGAGCGTCTCGAGAAAGCTGTGCACAGGCTGCAGACACTTTCGGTCACCGACCCGCTCACCGGGCTCAAGAACCATGGGTTCTTCTTTGATCGCCTCGGAGAGGAACTCGAACGGGCGCGGCGCTACGAACGCCCCCTCGCCGTGATCATCGCCGACATCGACGATTTCAAGGCGATCAACGACATGTACGGGCATGCCGTCGGAGATCGGGTCCTCCGTTCGCTCGGCGAGGCATTTCGCGGCCGCCTCCGCGAGGTCGACATTGCATGTCGAATCGGGGGCGAGGAGTTCGGGTTCGCGTTGCCGGAGACCGATGAGACGGGAGCAGTGCAGGTTGCCGAACGACTGCTCGTATCCGTCGAGCATCTCGACCTTCCAGAGGCAGGCTTCGTCACGCTCAGCATCGGCATCTCCGTGTTTCCGACCCATGCCGACAATCAGGAGGAACTGGTCGAATCCGCGGACATGGCTCTGTATCAAGCGAAACACGAAGGCAAGAACTGTGTACGGGTCGCAGGGCGCAGCCTGCTGACGACGGAAGTGACGCGCACGCGCCCTGTGATGGCACCGGTCGTTGATGCTTTGATCGGAGTCCTCCGTCTTCGCTCACCCAGCCTCTTCGATCGGTCGACGAAGGTTGCGGAAGTCGTCACTTCGATCAGTGGGGAACTCGGGCTGAGCGTCGCCCGGACCGGACGTGCGCGCGTGGCGGCGATGCTTCACGACATCGGGATGGTCGGCGTCCCCGATTCGATCCTGCTGAAACCCGGTCCGCTCGAGCCTTCGGAATGGGAGGTCGTCCGGCGGCATCCGCACAGCAGCATCGAATTGATCGCCGGATCGGTGCACCCCGAGGTGATTCAGGCCGTGCTGACACACCACGAGCGGATGGACGGCTCCGGATACCCGAACGGTGTGTCAGGCGCCTCGATCCCGCTGCTCGGTCGTGTCCTGCACACGGCCGACGCGTTCGTGGCGATGATCTCGACCCGTCCTCAGAAGGCCGCCATGACTTCGCAAGAGGCCATCGCGACGATGCACTCTCTGGCAGGCACCGATTTCGACTCCGATGCCGTCGATGCGCTCGAGCGGGCGTTCGTGAGATCCGACTTCGCGCCCCTGCGTCTCGTGGTGGGCTAGAGCCAACAGAGACCGGCTGCCGGCCTCCAGTGGTCATGCTCGCTCTACGGTCTTGCAGCGCCGCGGGCCGCGGTACGAAGCATGCGAGCGAAGTGAGCCTCTACAGCAACAGGCTCGCGACCAAGAGGAAGCCCCCGAAGCCGGTCAGGTCCGTGATCGTCGTCACGAAGAGGTTCGATCCCAGTGCAGGATCGAATCCGAGTCTGCGAAGGGCGAGGGGGAGGGCTGATCCCGCAAGGCCTGCGACGATGAGGTTGGCCAGGACACTGATGAAGATGACGAGGCCGATGTGCGGGTCCTTCAGGAGGGCTGCGGCAATCAGCCCCGAGAGCGTTGCGGTCAGGATCCCATTGGAAAACCCGAGGGCGAGTTCTCTGGTGATGACGCGGACGGTTCTGTTGGGGGAGATGTCGTGTGTCGCGAGGCCACGAATCACGACAGCGAGGCTCATCGCGCCGCTGTCGCCGCCGATCCGGGCGACGAGTGGCATCAACGAGGCGAGCAGTGGTGCGGCGGCGATCTGAGTCTGGAAAGTGGCGACGACCAACGACACGGTGCCCGAGAGGGCCAGATCGAGGAACAGCCAGGGCATCCGCATGCGGATCGAACGCCGGACCGGCGTGAAGACGGTCTCTTCACCACCGGCACCCATGGCAACCGCGAAGTCCTCGCCGGCTTCCTGCTCGACGGCGTCGATGACTTCGTCGACGGTGACTATTCCAAGAAGTCGATCGTCGAAGTCGACGACGGGGACGCTGAAGAGGTTGTACCGCCGGGCGAGTTCGACCAGTTCCTCACGGTCTGTCGGCGGGGTCACTTTGACAGGGTTGTGCACCATCACCTCGTCGAGGCCGTCGCCGGGTCGGGCGAACACGAGTTCGCGAAACGACAAGACGCCGACGAGGCGACCGGAGTCGTCGACCACGTAGACGTACGAAAGGTCCTCGATTTCCTCGTGTAGCTGACGGATGCGCTCGATCGCCTCTCCGGCGGTGAGTCCGACCGGCAGCGTCGCAACGCGCAGCGTCATGAGACCGCCGGCAGAGTCGGACGGGTAGGAAAGGAGGTGACGGATCGCCTCAGCGGTTTTTTCGGCGACGGCCGACAGGATGTGTTCCTTGTGCTCGGGCTCGAGTGCACCGATCAGGTCGGCTGCTTGAGCCGGCGGCATGGCCTCGATGAGCGACGCTGCCCTTATCGCGGTGACCTCTTCGAGAACGTCGGCAGCCAGATCGTCCTGCATCTCTTCGAGAATGTCCGCAGCTTCGGGCGGAAGGAGATTGCGAATCAGATCGGCAGCCGCCTCGTCGCCCAGTTCCTCGAGGATGTCCGCTGCGTCGTGAGGGTCGGCTTGAGCGAGTTCGGCCCACTCGTCGGTGTGGGAGTCGAGATAGGCTTCGACCTCCTCGGGCTTCTTCCGGGCGCGCGAAGCGAGCCGTTGTGCGAGTTCACGTGGGCGCGGCAATCGCTTCTTCTCCATGGGTCCTCCGGGCTGATGCTCAGGCTACTTGGTGGTGCCGCTCAGTCGCCGTCGAACGGACGGATTCCTGCGATGACGACCGTGAAGACGCCTCCGGGCGCCGCATAGGAGACCTCGTCACCGACGGCGGCGTCCATGAGTGCTGCACCGAGAGGGCCACCGGGGGAGGCCAGGAACACCCCGGGGATCTTGTTCTCCGGCGTTGCGATGAGATACTCGGTTTCGTCGCCGTCTTCGTCGACGACCATGACGAGCGAGCCGATCTCCACTTTGTCGGTGGCTCCGACTTCACGAACCTCGGCGTGGTCGATGATCTGGCGGACCTTGAGGATCCGGGCCTCCATCATCCCCTGCTCGTTCTTGGCGGCGTCGTAGTCGGCGTTCTCTCTGATATCGCCGTGAGAACGCGCTTCCGCGATGCGCTCCGAGGCGAGAAGACGGCCTTCGCCTTCGAGGTACTCCAGTTCGTCGAGGAGCCTGCGATGAGCCGCCGGGGTGAGCCAGATTGTTTCGCCCGTCATGGCCGGGCAGCATAGCGAGATGCAGTCGGTACCGATGAAGCGCTCTGCGCTGTGGTTTGCACTCTCCGCCGCCCTGTTGTGGGGCGTGAGTGGCACCGTTGCGGCGGATGTGTTCGACAAGGTTCCGCCTCCTCGTGTCGCGGAGGTGCGGGCCCTTGTGGCGGCACTGTTCCTTCTTCCGTATGCCGGCCTACGAGGGCGGCTCCGGACCCAGGGCAACGGATTGTGGCTGGTTCTGTTCGGGCTCACGCTTGCAGCGGTGCATGTCACGTACTACTGGGCCATCGATGGCCTGGGCGTCGGCCCCGGTGTGACCGTGCAGTTCCTGGCCCCGATTCTCGTGCTCTTCTGGATGCGTTTCGCAGAGCGTCGCCCCGTTGCCTTCGGTGTCTGGGCCGCGGCCGTTGGAGCCGTTGCCGGCCTGGTGATGGTGACGCGTGCCTGGGAGGCCATCTCCGTGGACGGGTGGGCGCTTGCAGCCGGACTTGCCTCCGCGTTCACGTTCGCCACCTACCTGCTGATGGGGGAACGGCTTGGGCGGCGCATCGGTGCGGTCACGACCCTCACGTACGGATTCGTCGTCGCAGCCGTGTTCTGGCTCGTTGTCCAGCCGCTGTGGACGTTCCCGCGGGCGCTGGACGCGAAGGACATCTCCGAACTCGTCTGGGTTGGTCTCGGGGGCACGATGGTGCCGTTTCTGTTCGAGATGGCGGCGCTCCGGAGAGCTGCTGCAGCCTTGGTGGGCCTGGTTGCGACGGCCGAGCCGGTCATCGCCGCCGTGACGGCCTGGATATTCCTCAGCCAGGCATTGACGCTGGTGCAGATCGCCGGCGGGGTTGCCGTGCTCGGCGCGGTCATCTTCGTTCAGCGCCGGGGAGTTGCAGAGATCGAGGCTCCGATGCAGCCGGGACGATAGAGGGCGGCGACCAGTTCTCAGTCATCGGTAAGGCACGCGACGGACCCGTGTCTCGTGACTGTCGACCGGCTGCTGACCGAGGACCGGTTGCCCGTTGCCGGCGGTCTGCCAGACTGGCGGTCCAAGGAGGTGACGCGTGGCGGAGAAACTGACTGCCTTCTCGCACGGCAGCGGCTGAGCATGCAAGCTCGGTCCTGACGAGCTGGCGCAGGTCTTGCGCCGACTACACAACCACCCGGTGACCTTCCATCCGGACCTTGTCGTCGGGTTACATCTGGCCGATGACGCCGGCGTGTTCCGCATGTCCGATGGCACGCTGTTGCTCCAGACCGTCGACTACTTCACGCCCGTCGTCGACGATGCCTTCGACTGGGGGCGCATCGCCGCGTCCAACGCACTGTCCGACATCTACGCGATGGGTGGCACGCCGCTCACCGCCATGCAGCTCATCGGCTGGCCTCGAGGCAAGCTCTCCTTCGGCATTCTCGACGATGTGATCGCCGGCGGGGTCGAGATCCTCCAGCAGGCAGGGTGTGTTCTCATCGGCGGGCATTCGGTCGACGATCCCGAGCCCAAGTACGGGTTCGCAGTGAGCGGTACTGTCGAAGAGAAGAACCTCGTGATGAATCGGGGAGCGCAGCCGGGTGATGCACTCGTGTTGACCAAGCCGTTGGGTATCGGTGTGATCGCCACCGCACTCAAGGCCGGGCGTGCTCCGGAGGATGTCATTTCCGAAGCAGTCTCCATGATGGTGACGCTCAACGACGGTGCGGCGAGGGCGATGAACCGCGTTGGCGTCCATGCAGGCACCGACGTGACCGGTTTCGGGCTGCTGGGACACCTCTCCGAGATGCTCGTGGCGTCGAAGGTGGGGGCGAGGATTCGCGCCACCGATGTTCCATTGATGGGAGGGCTTCGTCCGTTGGCCGAGGCGGGCCTGTTCTCTGGCGGGAGCGGCAGGAACCTCGATGCGGTCCGTCCGGCTCTGGTCGTCGAGGGGGTCGACGATACGAGCATTCGGATTCTCGCCGACGCCCAGACGAGTGGCGGGCTGCTCATGGCAGTTGCACTCGAGCGTCTCGATGCGATGCTCGATGCGCTTGCCGAGGAGCGCACACCGGCGGCGGCCGTCATCGGGGAGATCGTCGAAGACGACCACGCGTCGATCGTGGTGACTCGGTCTTGAGCCGAGAATCGTTGCAGGGCCATCAGGAGTGGGTGCTGGCGACCGCAGTGGGGCTGGTGATGACGGGAGCGAGTCTCGTCGCGCCGATCCTGCCGCTCTACGCTCTCGAGTTCGGTGTCAGCTACACGGCGGCCGGGGCCCTCATCACCGGATTCGCCGTGGCAAGGCTGTCGTTCGACATGCTCGGAGGTGTGGCCGGTGACCGGTTCGGCGCCCGCCGCGTCACGATGAGTGGTGCGATCCTCATCGCAGTCGCCGGTGTCACCGCAGCGCTGGCACCCTCGTATTGGGTGCTGCTCCTGTCCCGCTTCATCGAAGGCGTCGGATCGGCGTTGTTCACCACGGCGGCGTTCCAGTTCCTCGTCCAGATCACCGAGCGATCCCGGCTCGGCCGTGCAACCGCGCTCTTCCAGACGGGAATGCTGGTTGGCTTTGCCATCGGTCCGTTCGCCGGCGGCTACCTCGCCGAACTTGGCGACTTCAGGACGCCGTTCTGGGCATACGCGGCGTTCGGAGTGCTGGTCGCCGTCATCTCCAGGCTCTTGATCACCGATGTCCCCTCATCTGGCCGGACGATCGGCGAGGTGTTCCGTGCCGCGGGAAGCCTCCTGCGCAAGCGTGAGATTCGTGTCCTGGCGTTGGTCGCATTCGCGCTGTTCGTCATGCGGTCCGGAGCACGGATCACCCTGTTCCCTCTCTACGGCAACAAGGTCGTCGGACTGGACCCGGCTTCGATCGGAACGATCCTCAGCGTGTCGGCCGTTGTCAACCTGCTCGTCGTCAACTTCGTGGGGCGAATGGTCGACAGGGTCGGGAGGAAACCGGTTGCAATCTGGGGGCTGGTTGCGTCGGCGTTCGCGACGGCGGCGTATGGCATGTTCGGCACGTTCACTTCTCTGATGGTCGTGTCCGCGGTTTTCGGGATCGCCTCGGGTGTTGCTTCGATTCCGCCGCCCACGATGGTTGGCGACCTCGCTCCCGAAGGGTCGGAAGGATCCGCGGTCGGCTTGTACAAGATGGCAGGCGACCTGGGTTTTGTCGTCGGTCCTCTCATGGTT contains these protein-coding regions:
- the yxeP gene encoding putative hydrolase YxeP is translated as MNCTPQHLRSVVEEVIHLAVETRHHIHQYPEIGHQEFATTQYIAGILADAGLEPRVRPARTGLVVDVGAGGPIVAFRADIDALPIQEKTGLPFESQNPGLMHACGHDVHSAIAVGIAVVLSKLEALDGTARFIFQPAEEQFPGGAQDLIDEGLLDGTDSIIAFHVDPALLAGKIGFRAGPITASSDQFHITVEGPGGHTARPHLTADTVYTAGRIITELPPLLDRLIDSRVPLVVVFGSIHGGTADNVIPSKIELRGTARTLGREVWERMPKLVDQLVHEIASPTGATVTVRYATGIAPVINDEHTISEARFAVGQILGPHSVVATQPSMGAEDFSAYLEDIPGAMFRLGAASEGRDPVDLHSSRFDVDERAIETGVLAGAATLMGMLSCNWVGE
- the glnE gene encoding glutamate-ammonia-ligase adenylyltransferase; this translates as MITGRTLERLDAVGWADAETLLLTLQRAHDPDAEAEHLLNFLEANTALAEFAGSDPELRGAFVAVFAASRAIPTMLSTHPDWLASFRDGPAEVPEALDKSALRRFVQGRLVRTAVRDLLGLADMPTVGRELADTADAAAQAALTIATDHTRSDSRYRTLPEIPFSVIAMGKWGAQELNYASDIDVLFVYDTPTGTDPDLTRSYANQIAAGFVAALADVTADGIAYRVDTDLRPEGRNGPLARSLDSYAAYYDRWAATWEYQSLIKARPAAGDPTLGAAFITLITPHVYPETLPPDTIRNIRTMKARIEHERLPHDAAFHLKLGPGGLTDIEFFTQLLQLRHGGREPALRTEGTIPALKELARAGILTAEQAYTMISAYRFCARVRNRLYLQLGKPADALPTDGVQGVRLGRSLGYEEAPRSALREEYRRLTRRARRLVETGFYHDSMR
- the nadE gene encoding glutamine-dependent NAD(+) synthetase, coding for MTDTLRISGAQLDLVVGDIEGNSSRIADAMRWAEGQDADVLLLPELAVTGYPPEDLLLRAGFVDENLQAVRSLAREAGRTVTIVGFADPVDTPSDVLDDAVVRVVANAAAILCEGKIKGVYHKVLLPNYAVFDEDRYFLRGLDPDQVWLVSGIPVGVSICEDIWVPEGPPAHQADAGARILLNINASPYHMDKAEERASLLSAQAVRSGVPVAYMNMVGGQDELVFEGDSMIFAADGDLLYRAAEFEEERFVVDVPLPPPKTINGRLVEVRGGKLPKRTPRQPPVSPARIEPEEAEIYAALMTGLRDYVHKNGFQNVVLGLSGGIDSALVAAIAADALGPEHVRGVAMPTRFSSEGSVIDARDLAERLGIRIDLIAIDDIFSVYLDALGPVFEGTEFGVAEENLQARIRGAIVMGISNKFGEMVVATGNKSEMAVGYATLYGDMAGGFAVLKDVLKTLVYRLAEWRNRDREVIPRSIITKAPSAELRPDQKDTDSLPPYEILDPILERYVEQDLSIEEIVGDGFDRDIVVRIARMVDCNEYKRRQAAPGVRITRKAFGKDRRLPITNRYRRC
- the ilvE_2 gene encoding branched-chain-amino-acid aminotransferase, which codes for MRVLIDGRAVGAADAAISVFDHGLLRGDGCFEALRAYRGSTFALGPHLDRLVASAALLHMDLPSREEMEGWIRAVARDGGDCTVRIVATRGGFDPDVNAAPRVVVLWEPIPELPEYLCVLPLEAPWHSDGAPSELTGAKTLSYAPNMAANRAARLAGFDDALLHGRSGRILEGPTFCVAWVVDGVLETPSLDLGILASITRGATLHEAARAGIGVREGHFGLDRLDDADEVMALSTVKEVKPVVRVGERRFAPGSVTELLARRYRNRVETALANG
- the cph2 gene encoding phytochrome-like protein cph2 is translated as MARLTLPTVVVVDAGLSGAQELVGKLRSSLETRLEVIAASGFGSVDGIGKMVLSGASAFIVKGKPSDLVAGVRSVSVGSGLLSAEASAPVLREVRKLYERERTRNERLEKAVHRLQTLSVTDPLTGLKNHGFFFDRLGEELERARRYERPLAVIIADIDDFKAINDMYGHAVGDRVLRSLGEAFRGRLREVDIACRIGGEEFGFALPETDETGAVQVAERLLVSVEHLDLPEAGFVTLSIGISVFPTHADNQEELVESADMALYQAKHEGKNCVRVAGRSLLTTEVTRTRPVMAPVVDALIGVLRLRSPSLFDRSTKVAEVVTSISGELGLSVARTGRARVAAMLHDIGMVGVPDSILLKPGPLEPSEWEVVRRHPHSSIELIAGSVHPEVIQAVLTHHERMDGSGYPNGVSGASIPLLGRVLHTADAFVAMISTRPQKAAMTSQEAIATMHSLAGTDFDSDAVDALERAFVRSDFAPLRLVVG
- the mgtE gene encoding magnesium transporter MgtE, coding for MEKKRLPRPRELAQRLASRARKKPEEVEAYLDSHTDEWAELAQADPHDAADILEELGDEAAADLIRNLLPPEAADILEEMQDDLAADVLEEVTAIRAASLIEAMPPAQAADLIGALEPEHKEHILSAVAEKTAEAIRHLLSYPSDSAGGLMTLRVATLPVGLTAGEAIERIRQLHEEIEDLSYVYVVDDSGRLVGVLSFRELVFARPGDGLDEVMVHNPVKVTPPTDREELVELARRYNLFSVPVVDFDDRLLGIVTVDEVIDAVEQEAGEDFAVAMGAGGEETVFTPVRRSIRMRMPWLFLDLALSGTVSLVVATFQTQIAAAPLLASLMPLVARIGGDSGAMSLAVVIRGLATHDISPNRTVRVITRELALGFSNGILTATLSGLIAAALLKDPHIGLVIFISVLANLIVAGLAGSALPLALRRLGFDPALGSNLFVTTITDLTGFGGFLLVASLLL
- the greA gene encoding transcription elongation factor GreA; translated protein: MTGETIWLTPAAHRRLLDELEYLEGEGRLLASERIAEARSHGDIRENADYDAAKNEQGMMEARILKVRQIIDHAEVREVGATDKVEIGSLVMVVDEDGDETEYLIATPENKIPGVFLASPGGPLGAALMDAAVGDEVSYAAPGGVFTVVIAGIRPFDGD
- the rhtA gene encoding threonine/homoserine exporter RhtA, whose protein sequence is MKRSALWFALSAALLWGVSGTVAADVFDKVPPPRVAEVRALVAALFLLPYAGLRGRLRTQGNGLWLVLFGLTLAAVHVTYYWAIDGLGVGPGVTVQFLAPILVLFWMRFAERRPVAFGVWAAAVGAVAGLVMVTRAWEAISVDGWALAAGLASAFTFATYLLMGERLGRRIGAVTTLTYGFVVAAVFWLVVQPLWTFPRALDAKDISELVWVGLGGTMVPFLFEMAALRRAAAALVGLVATAEPVIAAVTAWIFLSQALTLVQIAGGVAVLGAVIFVQRRGVAEIEAPMQPGR